From one Solanum lycopersicum chromosome 12, SLM_r2.1 genomic stretch:
- the LOC138340317 gene encoding uncharacterized protein, whose amino-acid sequence MDNCFGCGKSGHKVRDCSNVRGQYKGSGQAPLSGSNEDPKKHRFYAHRSRVMREAKVLEFIKLHHGGTSSPTENPTCGKCGKKHYGNLLKGKDNCFGCGKSGHKVRDCRNVRGQDNGNGQAQHSGSNEAPKKNRLYASYLVVSKSIFLAW is encoded by the exons ATGgacaattgttttggttgtggtaaaagtgggcacaaggttagggattgcTCTAATGTGAGAGGTCAAtacaagggtagtggtcaagctcCACTAAGTGGTTCAAATGAGGATCCAAAGAAGCACCGCTTCTATGCTCACCGCTCTAGGGTGATGAGGGAAGCTAAAGTGCTGGAGTTCATCAAACTTCACCatggag gtactagttcaccaaccGAGAatccaacttgtggaaagtgtggcaagaagcactatggtAATTTACTTAAGGGGAAGgacaattgttttggttgtggtaaaagtgggcacaaggttagggattgccGTAATGTGAGGGGTCAAGACAACGGTAATGGTCAAGCTCAACACAGTGGTTCCAATgaggctccaaagaagaatcgcTTATATGCCTCTTATCTAGTAGTGAGCAAGAGCATTTTCCTAGCGTGGTGA